ACTCTCTCAGTTGGCACAAGTCCCTTGGAGGACACCGGTCACAGAGTCAAATCCTTGTTTTACATAGAGATGGAGCAGGAGCCAGCAGGCTTCACCAGCAGCGCGAGAGGTTTAAGGGCTAAGGACGGTGACCTTGCCGACAGTCAGCGTGTGACAACCTTGGTGGAATGACCAGAGGAGGCTGTGGAGTGAGCATCAGCTAATGGTACGGGGTAGTTGGGATTCAGCCTTTCTAGAACTCCAGTCAGAactcaggaggcgaagcttgcagtgagctgagatcccgccactgcactccagcccaggcaacagagtgagactccatctcaaaaaaaaaaaaaaaaaaaaaaagaactctgttTAAGTATTAGGAAGATGGGACTGTAGATGCATTTCCTcccattttggatttttaattttgctattaCATTATTCctgcaaaaaacaaaagccaggcaGGAAAAGTTCCCATCTCCAGGCCATCCCGTCTGGCAGATGTCCCAAGGCAGGAATGACCTGAACTCCTTTTCTACCAGTGGCCAACTCTCCTCCTGCTCTAGGCTTAGTTCTCAGGCTTTGAGAACCTCAGGGCAGGACACCCTTTTCCACCCCAGCAAGCAAAATGAATAGATAACAGTTGTGGCCTTGTTTTGAGCAACAGCAGCAGATGGGACCCACACTGGTGGGCTGCCTGGGAAAGGTCCAGGGCTGGCTTGGCCCCGGCAgcaaggctgaggaaggtggagaCCCAGGGCTGCAGGCAGGCCCTGAGTTACCCTTTGCACCCCTTTTCGGCTTCAGGAACTCTCTGTGGGATGTGTTAGACCTGCTGACAGGCTGGATAAGGCCAATGAGAGAGAGGGAACGGAGAAGAGGGACACCTGGGTTCACAAGCCTTAAGAAAGAATTTAGTTACTTATTTCACAATGTGTGTCACCCATATAGGTCTGGGAAATGCATCTAAAAAGACACAGCACAGAGGCGCAGTACCAGGGTATGGGTGGATTTGGGACTCTAGCATGTCGTTGGTTGTGTGTGGTACTGAGGGACAATGCGTACATGTATTACCTGTGTGGTTTTTTAAAGTACACATATAGAGGAAAAGATGAGACAAGTGTGATGAGATGTCAACAGCAGCAGTTCTTAGTTATGGGTGCTGTGAATTTCCCAGAGAGGAGGAGAGTCcctagcccggcatggtggcgctagcctgtaatttcagcactttagcaggctgaggcaggagttcaagatcagcttgggcagcatagcgagacccccatctcaatagatggattcgatggatggatggatggatggatggatggatggatggatggatggatggatggatggagagagagagatatttagATAGCTAGATGGCCTAGATTGCTTGATGAATGGGTAAGTTGGATAGGCAGAGACAAATGGATAGAGATAGATTAGAAGGACAGATGGATAgagtagatggatgaatggatagagagaAATAGATTAGACAGAGCTAGATGGATCCATCGATGGATTAGATAGGTTAAGATCGTCCTCGCGTTCAGGGAAGCCGCGGCGGTGCCGCCTAGCGCAGCGGCCTCTGCCCAGACACTCAGCGCTGCAGACCAGGAGGGAGGCCGGGGTCCCGTGCGAGACGCGGGACACGCGGGCCGAGGGCTGGGGTGAGGGAGGGGGGCGGCGGCCCAGAGGAGCAGCAGGCGCGCCTCGGGCGGTGTCCGGTCTGGGGTGGCGGGGCCGCCTGTCGGAGTGGGGTGCGGCGAAGGGAGCGGGGCGCAGGGTCAGCCGAGGGCCGGGCCTCGGGGGTGCAGCCGGGCTGGACGGGGGCTCCTGGGGGCACTTGGCCGGGTTTACTCGCTTTTCGGGAAATGAGGCCACTGGGGACAGTCACTGCGTTTTCAGGAACCGCTCAGCCCCTCAAGAGTACCCGGCAGACGGACCCGGCAGCGTTCCTGGCTGCGGCTGCCTGGGCTCCCGGAGCGAGGAGCGCCCCTGCGGGCGGAGCCTGGGCCCCGGGCGGTGGGAGCGCCTCCGCCCCTTCCCGACTCCGCCCCTTCCCGACTCCGCCCCCTCCCGACTCCGCCCCCTCCCGACTCCGCCCCCTCCCGACTCCGCCCCCTCCCCCGGCACCGGAGCCCCGCCCTGGTCTGTGCCCGCCAAGCCCGGCCCTTCGCTCACGTTACAGGCGGTCCCCGAGCCCACCCTTCATCTGGGCACAGCTGGACCCCGCCGTGTGCTGCTGGCGCCGGGGCCCTCGGAGCGCAGTGATGGTCCAGCCCAGCGCGGTCCCGAGAATTCCCCACACGCGGGCTCCTCCCCGCTGAGTCCCAGCTCTCCCGAGACGCCCGACGGCCCCGCGGGCCCCGCTGACGGCCGCACTCCGGGCTGAAAAGGGCACCACACGGACCCTTGGAAAGAATCTTTCCCGAGGCCTGTGGCTGGCCTTGTCCATCTGgccaaacatttttgaaaagagagACTGAGCTACCAGATGTGAAGCTGCATCTGCCCTGTGAATACGCGGACCGGAGGAGACCCTCGCGGGGGGTCCCGGGCCCGTCTCGGTCAGGGGCGTCCCTGCGAGCGCGGAGCTGCGCCTCTGCTGGCGGCCGCCTCTGCCTGGGCTTCCTCGACCCGCCCGCCCTCGCCGGGCGGCCCCTCACTGCGGTTGGACGGTCGTCTTGAGTGCATCTCAAGCACCCAGGTGTGGAGAGTGAGCCATAGTCCACCTCAAATCTCATCTGGCCAGGAGTTCAACGTTTCCATGTTTCCTTTTGTTCCCAGCCCTCCTCCATGTGGAcatgagatctgaaaacggaccagctctttctctctccacttTTGTGTGTTTATccatgtttttggttttgttttgttttgttttgatacggagcctcgctctgtcgcccaggctggagtgcagtggtgcaatctctgctcactgcaacctccgccccctgtgtgcaagcgattctcctgcctcagcctcccgagttagctggaactacaggtgcccatcaccacgcccaactaatttttgtatttttagtagagacggggtttcaccatattggtcaggctggtctcgaactcctgtcctcgtgatccacctgcctctgcctcccaaagtgttgggattacgggcgtgagcctccgcgcccggtcTCGCTCCACGTTTTGTGCAGATCCCCGTTTCCAAAGTTGTGGTTCATGTTTTTAGGTGCTGTGGGGCTAATGATTTTCCTGTTTCTTGTTCCccactctcctccccttcccctccgcCAGGAAGGGTGCCTGTGGCCTTCAGACAGCGCCGCACCACGGCCGGGCGCCTCGGAGGTAAGGGGCCCCAGGAGGTGGGGATGAGGGGGTTGTGTCCCTGCCACGTGGGGTGGAAGGGGAGGGGGCCTCACCAGGCGAGGCGGGCTGACACTTTCCGAGGAAGGCATTGCCTAGAACTTTGGCCAAAAGCGGGAGGGGACTGACTTCCCCTAGGATCTTGCAGGGATTATTCGTGCTAGTCTAAAGCTCCTTATCAAAAACAATTTGAGAATCACATATCTTTACATGATCCCATAAGCTTCTACTAATGTGCCTTGGCAAGTGTGGGCATAGTTTATAAATAGCAGCATGATTCATTCCCACATCTCCAAGTGTAATaatgtggattttaaaataacattttttttgcctttcagttaaaaataatgatgagAGAAATCAATAtctctatgtatgtgtgtagatgtgtgtatattaaatgcatgtatatacacatgtatgtatacacacatctaCGCATATATGCGCGtgcgcgtgtgtgtatatatgtatataaaagagCCGTCTCCTAGAATAAACTGGGATGGTAGAACAAATGAGAagattttataagaaatatactACCTggattcattttgaaaaaataaattatgatcaTATTTACTTgagtaaaaaaatttttcatgTCAGTGACTAAAAATAACTACAGGAAACTTTTATTCAGATTCCAAATAACTGGAAAAGTCTAGGAGCCACAAAGAAAAAACAGTCATTATTGGGGGATTTGTTAAAAAGTAATTGGTAGGGCAATAATCTTCTCTAAGTAATTAATAAGTCGACCCAGTGCTTTGTATCTGCTCCATGTACCACTGTGTGAAGTTGTAACTTCTGCTTACCCAGAGTCCTGGCTGGCGCAGtagctcatgactataatcccagcactttaggaagctgaggggAGTGGGTCACTtaggctcaggagttcaagacaagcctatgcaacatgacaaaaccccatctcaaaaaaaaaaaaaagccaggtatggtggtgtgcacctgtagtcccagctactcaggaggctgaggtgggagaatcgcttgagcctagaaggctgaggttgcaataagccaagatggcaccactgcactccagcctaggtgacagagccagaccctgtctcaaaaaaaaaaaaaagataaaaaaataaaacttggagCCCCTCCTTACTTTTCTGAATCATAGGTTCTAGGTTCTAGAGCTGGCAGGGACCTGAGAAAGCAGGCAGCCTTGTCCTGTCCTCGTAAGTTGTAGAGACCCAAGTCCTGGACAAGGTCACTGGTGACCGGATCTGAgtgcaggctgcagtgctgtTCGCCCTGTGACTCTTGGAGTTCCTAGTGTGGAAAATGCACACGTAGCACACACAGTAACTCCCAGGAGCCCGAGCTTTCAATTACCCACAGCTCTCCGTTGCTCAGCCCTCCTGGATGCCCTAGGATTTGGCAAGGTGAGTGGTCTGTCATAAGGAATCAGAAAAGTAAGCTTTTTTTCTGGAattggattttcctttttttttttttttttttttttctttttttctttttttccctgggAGATGGTGTTCAAACTGGTAGTAACAGACCAAGCCTGACGTTCCTTGATTCTGACACATTTATGGTCATCATTGTGCCCAAACCATCTTCAAgcttctcctcttttccttccagaTCATGCATGCCCCGCGGTCCAGGGACAGGTTCACAGCGCCCTCCTTCATCCAGAGGGATCGCTTCAGCCGCTTCCAGCCCACCTACCCCTATGTGCAGCACGAGATTGATCTTCCTCCCACCATCTCCCTGTCCGACGGTGAAGAGCCACCTCCTTACCAGGGGCCCTGCACCCTGCAGCTCCGGGACCCTGAACAGCAGATGGAACTCAACCGAGAGTCCGTGAGGGCCCCGCCCAACCGAACCATATTTGACAGTGATTTGATAGACATTGCTCTGTACAGCGGGGGCCCGTGCCCACCCAGCAGCAACTCGGGCATCAGTGCAACCACCTGCAGCAGTCACGGGAGGATGGAGGGGCCGCCCCCTACATACAGCGAGGTGATGGGCCACCACCCGGGTGCCTCTTTCCTCCATCACCAGCGCAGCAATGCACACAGGGGTAGCAGACTGCAGTTTCAGCAGAACAATGCAGAGAGCACCATAGTACCCATCAAAGGCAAAGACAGGAAGCCTGGGAACCTGGTCTGATTCCCTCCATCGTGCACCTCAGCTGGAGAAAGAAACCAAGGAGGGAAGCGGCCGCTGGGCCCCCTGCGCACAGTGTTGTTCAGTTTTACATGGTACAAATAAGTAAAACCAAATGAGCAAACACGGTCTGTTTCTGATTCCTTTTAGGGGAATTGCATGCAAACTAGACTGAAATGATACAAACTTCCATCTGGTTTGACCGCAAACAGTGTTTACTTGGGGACAGGGGTTGGGATGGGGGTGTGGGCAGGGGAAAACAGAGAAAGGGATGCTTTGAAGATATCATGAAATAAAACCCACAGAGGTATGTGATTTATTTAATTGTGAAAGGAGACTTTGCAGATACATGAGGCCAGAATGGCCCGTTTTATAATTCAGTGAGTAAAGAAGGAagcattattatatattattgtgaGGAAGAACCAGCCAGTGTGCTTTTTCTCCTAAGGTGtggaacttttattttgtttcaaaaatatgaaTCAAAATTCCTGTTTTGTGTGCCAAGGTATAAAGTGGAGAAGTTAGATGAGTGCAAGGAGCTCCTTCGTGTTGTGATGATGTGTTTTCAAAGTTGCACTATCttaatgttgaaaatatttacgAGGGATGTCTTTTCACCTGTGGATTGTAATCAGGCCCAAGGAATATCCTGGAGTGGTCCCCAGAATCACCCAAGAAAAGATATTTGGGGATGTAGCCTAACATTTTACCAACTTACATAAATCAAAAAAGTCATTATTGTTGCAGGAGTTTGCATCAAATAGCAGTGCATTGCTGAAGCTTTTGGAGACATTGGGATGGAAGATAGGGAAAATTAAGTTCCAGCATTTCTGACTTGTTGAGTTACTGTGCTAATCTTAGGCTGcatattttatgagaaaatgaaCACATGCATTTATGGATCCAGTATCATGCAGTGCTGCCCTCATCCTCCAGCAGTGCAATTTCTTCAGTAATTTAGATTTTTTCACTATAGCatgaaatatattcaaatacataCCTTATTTTATGCAATAAATGGTTTAAAATGCAAGGTGGTTATTCTGCACACTGTTGAAATATGTGACTCCTCAGTGTATTCCCACCGCCTCTCCCCTTTCCTCGACAGCTTAGTTCAGTTCTGCAGGGCTGCTCAGTTCACAGGAGGCTCCCAGCAGCCACCCCACATCCTGCTTACCCAGAACTTTGTGTGGGAGTGGTGTGGGTGGTGGGTTCTTATGCTTTGGAAGCCTCTAGAAATGACGGAAGAATGCCATGTTGCTGATCATGGTAATAAGCCATTGTATGTCACTAGTAGTAGCATAGCATTCTTAAAGGAATGCAGTGCTCAGCACATACCCAAATTCCTGCAGGATTCTACCAAACCCTCCCCCAGGCCAGGCTTTGTACTGAAGGCAGGAACTGGACCCTCAGAGAACAGTGGAGGGGGCAAGTGACTGAAGAGCGCCAGGTAAAAAGCACAACATGCAGTTAAAATGCAActagaaaactaattttaaatattgttagtTTTAATATGCCTGATATTTACAAATATTCATTCTtatgtacaattaaaaaaaaacttccttctGCAGATGTAAGCACTGGCTTTTGTAAGAGCAGCAGCCAACACGTTTAGCAGCCACTGCGCATGGAGAAGGGCTTGTCTGCAGCACAGTCTGCCGTGCGGAGGGTGGGCCTGTGGCCTCTTCACGTGACACGATGAGCTGGGATGATGATTCCGTGACTCCCATCTATGCAGCTTTAAAGCCGAATCCacgtatgtgtgtctgtgtctgtctgtggGTCTCGAAGGTGAGCCCCTCGGTGCGGTGGCTCTGCTGTAACTGGAGAGACTGTTCCAAACCCCAAGGGTTGTCTGATCCTGGTCTGTTCCCTTCTGCTTCTTACCTCTGGAGGTAGGCCactggcttttgtttgttttgaggattaGAATTTCCATTACATTCATCCTTTTCACACAGTAACATCCACAGAACTAGTCCAACTcttaaaaggagaggaaaaacaaGGGCACCAGTTGTCAGCTCCGCTTACAACCTGTGTGGAAGTATCTACAGTTTAGAGTCACCGTGGAGGTTCTGAGACTGGATTCAGTCTTGTTCCAATGACACTTGGAAGGGTCTGCTGGAGAGAAACCAGCTCTCAGGGCAGGGACTGGCTTGGGGCCAGAGAGGACCTTCCCCAACCCTGGAGATGCCCTGAAGGTTCTCTGGCTCTCCAGATGAACCTCTCTTCCTCTGTTAGGCGAAGATGAGGAGCCCTGTGTTCGCAGCGGGCCCTGCTGGCAGGGACTTGCAGTGGATTCTTGGTCAGGTGTGCGCACAGACGCAGGGGCGAGGTGAGTGACCCCATCATTCCAGTTCTCACTCGCAGGTTTGGGGAAGCAGGGGACGCACTCCACAGCTCCAGCTCTCAGATGGCTTCACAGTCCGTCCTTCTCCACCTGCCTCGAAGGGGCTCAGAGACGAGACTGTGAATTCCTTGGTAACTGTGAGTAATGAGTGTTTTGCACATGTCCGCAGTGTTGGTGAGATAATTATGTAATTCAGATACCTTCAATCATCTTTCAAGAAAGAGGCTCCTCCCGTTCAACCACCCTAGAGAACGGCCTTTGTCAAATCGTTGAAGACACATATATATCAAACCATGACTTTGAAACGGCTTCGAGGCTGGGGCTCTGTAATGAATTAGTTTAAAAGGCAAGGTCATAACATGAATTAATAGTCAATTTCCCTTCAGCACAAGGCAAAGGTGATTTGGATCAGTAGCTCTTTTGAAGGTTGTGGCTGACCTGTTCATACCGTGTTGCCTCATGGCTAGCGTGGTGTTGAAAGAGTGGCGATTGTGATGATACAGCTTACCCAGTGGGGTCTATTGTTCTTTCAAGAACCCTTCTTTTAGCTTGTAGAACCCATGGGTCCAGTTTAGTAACCGCTGATATAGGCAATCAATGACAGGTTTATAATCTCAGATTATTCCAGCAAAGTGTGGATTGCATTGTTAGGAAGAACATTTGGTGGGAATGAACACTTGTGGGCACACCGCTGACTTCTGTCCCTTGTTCCAGGTGTAGGAGACCCAAGGCATCTTGAACCCCATCTATAAGAACACAATCTTACAGCAtctatttgctttttcacaaGCTCTAGCATTCTTTTTAAATAGTGAAGCAATCCTTAATGGAAAAGAGATTTCATGAAACGAATTACGTATTCCAATAGTTTATCTATTTTTGGTGTCCAAAATTTACTAATACAGAAGCTTGACAAGCATGTCCTcaccacatacaccacatacacacagggacacacaccCAAGCCACAAGAAATCCCAAGAGAGCAGAGGAGAACTTTCAAAAGATTTATCATGCAGACTGCATTTCCATTCACTATTTTGGCTCAAACTTATGAGGCAGGAAATAGGGGCCAAAAGTAAATGGGGGAGGCCTCCTGACACCAGCAAAGGAATTTTGTACCCAGGCAAGGACTTCTTGAACTTCTACATATATCtccatttgatctctttcacctTTATTTCATCTTCCTAAGAATGAGAAAGGCTCAAAAGGAAGCAGTTTTAGAAAGCTGCTCTGACCTAGAAGAATTCATCCAAacccctgccttcctctctgaACCAACAGTTCTCGTCTCTGACAGGGGCCATCCTCTATCTTCCATCCAGTGGCTCTTCTTTTTAGGAAGGCTCTGGTGCAGAGTGCTTCAAATATGTCCTCAGGCCAGGCACTGGCTGCTAGCACAGAGACACACAGCACCCAGCCCCAGGCCCTCCCTCAAAGGACCGGCTCGTGGCATTGGTCACTCGCAGGCTCAGAGACGTTCTGCTGTGGGCGCAGGGAGCCCGGCCACCCACACCGCCCTGACTGGATGCGCCCCATCTCGGGGCTTGCTGCACTGCTTGCTTATTGAATTTTGCTACTTAGAATGGCAACATTAACTTTGTGTAccattcatatttttttttttttaatttccaaagctCAGCCGtgtatgagagaaaaaaatgggaaagagacTTGGTTTCTGTTAACTTTTGGATTTCTTGCTTACGTGATGAAAGCCAGCGCTTGCAGCCAAGCCTTCATGCCATGAACATGCCCCAGCCTGCCCTTTGCTCTCCTGCTCAGACTGACTGAGAATGCCGCGTGCTTGACCTACTGAGGTGAAAAGACAATTGAATGACAGATGGGCAAAGGGAGAACCTCCCCTTCTTGGTGCGAGGAAAGTCACAAATTAAATGTTGCTTCCAGCCCAGATCCTAAATGCTAGTTCTCAGCAGCTGCGTGGCTTACCGTTCACCAGTTCCAACGCCAGCTGCCAGCACCTCCACAGATCAGAGATGTGACCAGACAATGGAAAGCACTCCTAGCCTTGCAATGGTCTATGCTTTTTAGGAACCAAGAGTTCAGCATTCTTTATTACCCAGCACGCGTGTGCTTTGCAGAGTTCAAGTTTATGTTACTGCCAGGGTTAGACAGtcatttgctgctgctgctgctgctgcttcccgAACTGGATGCATTAGGAAGCTGCTGTCTGAGTGTAGGAATGTCTTGCTGAGAAAGCAATGTCTTccttcatccttttctttcttccctctgcgTGTCCTTGTTTTTGTGTAATGCGGGAGAGGGTTAGAGCTATAGAGATTATATATACACTATCCAtgcacattatatatatgtagatatagacCCCTATCATGTCAGAGATCTGCATGTCAGTTTTTCAGCAACGAAGGTGCCTCGTGTTCTGAGTTCAGCAGATACAGGAACCCAGCCGCCCCCTCCCGCACTTGATGCTCCCACCTTTGTTGTGCCTCACTTAAAATGGTGCTTTTTTCAGTTGTCtgtcttttcttatgtttttatttgtaaggTGCTGTATATAAGTTGAATATATTATGCACATATCCTACCCAATGGGTAGAACAAGTTAATACTGTAATATAATGTATAGATGATACCCATTTTAACAGAAACGGCATAGAATTTGTGAATGCCTCTGTGCTTCGTCCTCTTTTGTAAGGAAATTTGCAAATGGATGCATACAGATTAAAGTCTATGTAGTTTATTTTCCTATTAAATATCAATATTATAACACGAGAAAGAAGTGTGAACAAACAAGCAACAGTTTATGACCAGCGTATATATAGCAATGGAAAGTTGCATCTTTGCTGTGAAAACACTTTAAAGAAAATACGTTTTAAAAAATCCCACAGCGTTTTGGTTGCCACTAGACGCTTCTTATTTGAATCATTTAGTAATGCTCAGCTGGACCAGTGTTACTTATATTTGAGTCAGCACAATGTTGTTTTTCATCTTGCTTTATAACCTCCtgcatctgtctcctgctgcaGCATCATGAAGGTGTCAGGCCTTAGTGAAAAGTGCACATTTTGTTGTTAATATTGCAGAAACTGTGCCAGAGGAATAAGGAAATCAGCCTGCAGCAGAGGACTCTGTTCAGCTCCAGAGGCATCTGTGAACATCTGTGTCCAAGTCTCtctgtgcctttttcttttacaaactGAAGCTGTGGAGCCAAT
The DNA window shown above is from Rhinopithecus roxellana isolate Shanxi Qingling chromosome 21, ASM756505v1, whole genome shotgun sequence and carries:
- the LDLRAD4 gene encoding low-density lipoprotein receptor class A domain-containing protein 4 isoform X1, yielding MPEAGFQATNAFTECKFTCTSGKCLYLGSLVCNQQNDCGDNSDEENCLLVTEHPPPGIFNSELEFAQIIIIVVVVTVMVVVIVCLLNHYKVSTRSFINRPSQSRRREDGLPQEGCLWPSDSAAPRPGASEIMHAPRSRDRFTAPSFIQRDRFSRFQPTYPYVQHEIDLPPTISLSDGEEPPPYQGPCTLQLRDPEQQMELNRESVRAPPNRTIFDSDLIDIALYSGGPCPPSSNSGISATTCSSHGRMEGPPPTYSEVMGHHPGASFLHHQRSNAHRGSRLQFQQNNAESTIVPIKGKDRKPGNLV
- the LDLRAD4 gene encoding low-density lipoprotein receptor class A domain-containing protein 4 isoform X2, producing the protein MSSDHLNNSTLKEAQFKDLFLKKAELEFAQIIIIVVVVTVMVVVIVCLLNHYKVSTRSFINRPSQSRRREDGLPQEGCLWPSDSAAPRPGASEIMHAPRSRDRFTAPSFIQRDRFSRFQPTYPYVQHEIDLPPTISLSDGEEPPPYQGPCTLQLRDPEQQMELNRESVRAPPNRTIFDSDLIDIALYSGGPCPPSSNSGISATTCSSHGRMEGPPPTYSEVMGHHPGASFLHHQRSNAHRGSRLQFQQNNAESTIVPIKGKDRKPGNLV
- the LDLRAD4 gene encoding low-density lipoprotein receptor class A domain-containing protein 4 isoform X6, with the protein product MVVVIVCLLNHYKVSTRSFINRPSQSRRREDGLPQEGCLWPSDSAAPRPGASEIMHAPRSRDRFTAPSFIQRDRFSRFQPTYPYVQHEIDLPPTISLSDGEEPPPYQGPCTLQLRDPEQQMELNRESVRAPPNRTIFDSDLIDIALYSGGPCPPSSNSGISATTCSSHGRMEGPPPTYSEVMGHHPGASFLHHQRSNAHRGSRLQFQQNNAESTIVPIKGKDRKPGNLV
- the LDLRAD4 gene encoding low-density lipoprotein receptor class A domain-containing protein 4 isoform X3, coding for MPPHRPGPEPCCSTSELEFAQIIIIVVVVTVMVVVIVCLLNHYKVSTRSFINRPSQSRRREDGLPQEGCLWPSDSAAPRPGASEIMHAPRSRDRFTAPSFIQRDRFSRFQPTYPYVQHEIDLPPTISLSDGEEPPPYQGPCTLQLRDPEQQMELNRESVRAPPNRTIFDSDLIDIALYSGGPCPPSSNSGISATTCSSHGRMEGPPPTYSEVMGHHPGASFLHHQRSNAHRGSRLQFQQNNAESTIVPIKGKDRKPGNLV
- the LDLRAD4 gene encoding low-density lipoprotein receptor class A domain-containing protein 4 isoform X4; translated protein: MPEAGFQATNAFTAELEFAQIIIIVVVVTVMVVVIVCLLNHYKVSTRSFINRPSQSRRREDGLPQEGCLWPSDSAAPRPGASEIMHAPRSRDRFTAPSFIQRDRFSRFQPTYPYVQHEIDLPPTISLSDGEEPPPYQGPCTLQLRDPEQQMELNRESVRAPPNRTIFDSDLIDIALYSGGPCPPSSNSGISATTCSSHGRMEGPPPTYSEVMGHHPGASFLHHQRSNAHRGSRLQFQQNNAESTIVPIKGKDRKPGNLV
- the LDLRAD4 gene encoding low-density lipoprotein receptor class A domain-containing protein 4 isoform X5, encoding MSSDHLNNSTLKEAQFKDLFLKKAELEFAQIIIIVVVVTVMVVVIVCLLNHYKVSTRSFINRPSQSRRREDGLPQIMHAPRSRDRFTAPSFIQRDRFSRFQPTYPYVQHEIDLPPTISLSDGEEPPPYQGPCTLQLRDPEQQMELNRESVRAPPNRTIFDSDLIDIALYSGGPCPPSSNSGISATTCSSHGRMEGPPPTYSEVMGHHPGASFLHHQRSNAHRGSRLQFQQNNAESTIVPIKGKDRKPGNLV